The following proteins are co-located in the Pararhizobium capsulatum DSM 1112 genome:
- a CDS encoding LLM class flavin-dependent oxidoreductase produces the protein MSGKIHLHWYLPTNGDSRGLTGSGNDSHLVESSGGFRAPTLAYLGDVARAAEAQPFHAVLTPTGTWCEDAWITTAALAQETERLKFLVAFRPGLISPTLVAHQAATFQRMTGGRLLLNVVTGGDRFEQARFGDHLDHDARYERTEEFLSVVRGVTSAPADQPFSFKGKHYDIRDASIDPAPYELPQIFFGGASLAALEVATSQADVYLVWGRPPALEAENIAKLKARAAAKGRSLSFGVRLHVISRDTEGEAWAVADKLLAWLSPDRVRKARDLLAKSESVAQSQMSALHADRESLPTSARELEIHPGLWSGYGLVRGGAGTALVGSHAQVADLIEAYHGVGFDHFILSGQPHLEEAWHFGEGGAAILKARGRLAPVSPRS, from the coding sequence ATGAGTGGCAAAATCCATCTTCACTGGTATCTGCCGACGAATGGCGACAGCCGGGGCCTGACAGGCTCGGGAAATGACAGTCATCTGGTGGAATCGTCCGGCGGCTTCCGCGCACCGACCCTCGCCTATCTCGGCGATGTGGCACGCGCTGCGGAAGCGCAGCCTTTCCACGCTGTTCTGACCCCGACCGGCACATGGTGTGAAGATGCCTGGATTACCACGGCCGCTCTTGCCCAAGAAACGGAGCGGCTGAAATTCCTCGTTGCCTTCCGGCCCGGCCTGATATCGCCGACGCTGGTCGCCCATCAGGCGGCAACCTTTCAGCGGATGACGGGCGGGCGGCTGCTTCTCAACGTCGTCACGGGTGGCGATCGTTTCGAGCAGGCACGTTTTGGCGACCACCTGGATCATGATGCCCGCTATGAGAGGACGGAGGAATTTCTTTCGGTGGTGCGTGGCGTGACATCGGCGCCGGCCGACCAGCCCTTCTCTTTCAAGGGCAAACACTATGACATCCGCGACGCGAGCATCGATCCGGCACCGTACGAGCTGCCTCAGATATTCTTCGGTGGAGCGAGCCTGGCGGCTCTGGAGGTCGCAACCAGCCAAGCCGACGTCTATCTGGTTTGGGGCCGTCCCCCGGCGCTCGAGGCTGAAAATATCGCAAAGCTGAAAGCACGCGCTGCCGCCAAAGGCCGCTCCTTAAGCTTCGGCGTGCGCCTGCATGTCATTTCACGCGACACGGAGGGTGAAGCCTGGGCCGTGGCGGACAAGCTGCTCGCCTGGCTCTCACCAGATCGCGTGCGAAAAGCCCGGGATCTGCTCGCCAAATCCGAATCCGTCGCCCAGAGCCAGATGTCGGCCCTGCATGCGGATCGCGAGAGCCTGCCGACGTCGGCGCGTGAGCTGGAAATCCACCCCGGCCTCTGGTCCGGTTATGGCCTCGTGCGCGGCGGCGCAGGCACGGCTCTTGTCGGCAGCCATGCGCAGGTCGCCGATCTGATCGAAGCCTATCACGGCGTCGGTTTCGACCACTTCATCCTCTCCGGCCAGCCTCATCTTGAAGAAGCCTGGCATTTCGGCGAGGGCGGCGCAGCTATTCTCAAGGCGCGGGGCCGTCTCGCTCCAGTATCCCCTAGATCATAA